The DNA sequence CCTGCTCTTCCCGGGCTTCTCGCGCTCCGGCGCCACGATGTCCACGGCGCTGATGCTCGACCTGGACCGGGTCGCCGCCACCCGACTGTCCTTCTTCCTCGGCATCCCGGCCCTCACCGGAGCCGGCATCTACGAGCTGAAGGACGCCCTCGGCACGACGGGCACCGCCGTGCTGCCCCTGGCCGTCGGCACCGTCGTGTCCTTCGTCGTCGCCTACGCCTCCATCGCCTGGCTGCTGAAGTTCGTCGCCAAGCACTCCTTCAACGCCTTCGTGATCTACCGGGTCGTGGTCGGGCTGCTGCTCTTCGGGCTGCTGGGCGCAGGTGTGATCAACAGCTGACTCAGGTGCCCGCCAGTCGGCAGGCCGGTCGGCCGGGCGGTGCGCGGTCGGCTTTGCGGGTTCACACCGGGTGAACCTCACCCACCGCCTCCCCTTGACACCACCCTCACCTCACCCGGAGTATCACTCCCGTGAACCTGTCAGACAGCCGGACAGCCGGACAGCCGCCGCGTCGGGTCAGCGCCATGGAAGCCGTCCTGGCGCACCTGCGCAGTGCCATCGAGCGGGGCGAGTACGCCATCGGCGACAAGCTCCCGTCCGAGGCGGAGCTCTGCCGCACCCTGGAGGTCAGCCGGCCCGTGCTGCGCGAGGCCCTCAGGGCCCTGCAGACCATGGGCCTGACCGTCTCCAAGACCGGCAAGGGCACCTTCGTCGTCGCCAGCGCGGTCGAGGACCCGACCTTCGGCGACTACGCGGCCAGCGACCTGCTGGAGGTGCGCCGGCACGTCGAGATCCCGGTCGCCGGGTACGCGGCACTGCGCCGCACCCCGGAGAACCTCGACCACCTGGCGCACCTGCTCGACCGCATGGAGCGGGAGACGGACACCACCGCGTGGGTCGCGATGGACACCCTCTTCCACCTGGCCGTGGCCGAGGCCGCCCAGAACCCGGTCTTCCGCCGGGTCATCGAGGAGATCCGCGACGCACTGGCGCGTCAGTCGGCCTTCCTCAACGAGCTGGGCGGTCGGCGCGAGCAGTCCAACCGCGAGCACCGGGCGATCGTCGAGGCGCTGATCGACGGTTCCGAACTCGACGCCACCGATGCCATGGCCCACCACCTGGATCGCGTCGAGACGACCCTCACCGACATCGTGCGCCCCGCGCGCACGGACAGCACCACGGAAGGCGGACCCGAGGCGTGAGTGAGCAGTCCCTGCACGAGGGCGTGCAGAAACGTTCCATCCATGTCGACGCCGGAGACGCCGGCTACAGCAAGTCGCTGAAGTCGCGGCACGTCAACATGATTGCCATCGGCGGAGCCATCGGCACCGGCCTGTTCCTCGGCGCGGGCGGCCGGCTCGCCGACGCCGGACCGTCCCTGTTCATCGCCTATGCGGTCTGCGGCGTCTTCGCCTTCCTCGTCGTGCGCGCCCTCGGCGAACTCGTCCTGTACCGGCCGTCCTCCGGCGCCTTCGTGTCGTACGCCCGGGAGTTCATGGGAGAGAAGGGCGCGTACACCGCGGGCTGGATGTACTTCCTGAACTGGGCGACCACCGGCATCGCCGACATCACCGCGGTGGCGACGTACACGCACTACTGGGGCATGTTCTCCGACATCCCGCAGTGGGTGATCGCGCTGATAGCCCTCGCGGTCGTCCTCACCGTCAACCTGATCTCCGTGAAGATCTTCGGCGAGCTTGAGTTCTGGTTCGCGATCATCAAGGTCGGCGCGCTCGTCGTCTTCATGTGCATCGGCATCTTCCTGCTGGTCACCCAGCAGCCGGTGGACGGCCATACCCCCGGCCCGTCCCTGATCACCGACAACGGCGGCCTCTTCCCCAACGGCCTGCTGCCCATGCTGCTGATCGTCCAGGGCGTCGTCTTCGCCTACGCCTCCGTCGAGCTGGTCGGCGTCGCCGCCGGTGAGACCGAGAACCCCGAGAAGATCATGCCGAAGGCGATCAACTCGATCATGTGGCGCGTGGGCCTCTTCTACGTCGGCTCGGTCCTCCTGCTCTCGATGCTGCTGCCCTGGTCGTCGTACAAGGCCGGTGAGAGTCCCTTCGTCACCGTGCTGTCCAACATCGGCATCCCGGCGGCCGGCGGCGTGATGAACCTGGTCGTGATGACCGCGGCCATGTCCTCGCTCAACTCCGGTCTGTACTCCACCGGCCGCATCCTGCGCTCCATGGCGATGTCCGGCTCCGCCCCGAAGTTCACCTCGGTGATGAGCCGCAGCCAGGTCCCGTACGGCGGCATCCTGCTGACCAGCGGTATCTGTGTCCTCGGCGTCGGACTCAACTTCGTCGTCCCGGCCGATGCGTTCGAGATCGTGCTGAACTTCGCCGCGATCGGCATCCTCGCCACCTGGGGCATGATCATGATCTGCCACCTGCTCTTCTGGCAGAAGACCCAGAAGGGCGAACTCGACCGGCCCGGCTACCGACTGCCGGGCTCCCCCTGGACCGAACTCGTGACGCTGGTGTTCCTCGCCTCCGTCCTGGTCCTCATGTACGCCGACGGAGGCGCCGGCCGCACCACCGTGCTGTGCCTGCCGCTGATCGTCGGGGCGCTGGTCGCGGGCTGGTACGCCATCCGCGGCCGGGTCGCCCGCACCGCCACCAGGACCGACGCGTGAGACCCGTGTCGGTCGACGAACCCTCATCGACCCACGAAACCAGGCAGTGATGTACAGCAGTTCCATGGCGGACGCACCCCTTGTCCGCGAACCCCTCCACGCGCCCGTCGCCCACCTCATACGCGGCGGAATGATCGAAGGCACCCACTACGGCTCCGTCGTCGTCCTCGGCGCCGACGGCAAGGTGGACTTCCAGCTCGGTGACATCGAGGCCGCCTTCTACCCGCGCTCCGCACTCAAGCCCGTCCAGGCCGTGGCCATGGCCCGGGCGGGGCTGCCGCTCGACGGCGAGCTCCTCTCGCTCACCGCGGCGAGCCACTCCGGCGAGGAACGCCACCTCGCCGGAACCCGGCGCATCCTCGAACTCGCCGCGCTCACCGAGGACCACCTGCGCAACGTCCCGGACATGCCGTTCGACCCGGTCGTCCGGGACGCCTGGGTGCGGGAGGGCCGCCTGCCCTCCCGGCTCGCCCAGAACTGCTCCGGCAAGCACGCGGCGATGCTGTACACCTGCGCGCTCAACGGCTGGTCCCTGGACGACTACCTCGACCCCGGGCACCCGCTGCAGCAGGCGATCGCCGAGATCGTCGAGGACCTCACAGGGCAGCGGATCGCGCGGGTGACGGTCGACGGGTGCGGGGCGCCGCTGTTCTCCGTCTCGCTGCATGGCCTCGCCCGTGCCGCCGCCCGGATCACCACCGCGGCGCCGGGCACGCCCGAGGCCCGGGTCGCCGACGCGATGCGGGAGCACGCGGAGATGGCGTCCGGGTCGGGGAGGGATGTGGCCGCGCTGATGCGGGCCGTTCCGGGGCTGCTCGCCAAGGACGGGTTCGAAGGGGTGCAGGTCGCTGCGCTGCCGGACGGGCGTGCCGTCGCCGTGAAGATTGCCGACGGGGCGAATCGGGCTCGGGTGCCGGTTGCTGCCGCGGCTCTTGCGTGGGCCGGGATTGATCCGGAGGTGCTCGCCGAATTCCAAGGAGCAGCGCTGCTTGGGGGCGGTCAGGCGGTCGGGTGTGTGCGGCCCGTTCGTTCGTTGGAGCCGGTTGCTGTTTCGGCCTGCGCCTAAGGATGTGCCGGACATCTGGTTCGGCGACTGCGGGCCGTATGCGGCTCGTCGCGCCCACGCGGCGGTAGCCGCAAATCGACAACGCCCCGCGCCCCTGAAAGGGGCGCTCACCCTCACGCCCCTCAGAAAGAGGACCCGTCCCCTCATGACCACCGCCACCCGCGTCGAGCACGATCTGCTCGGCGACCGTGACATCCCCGCCGACGCCTACTGGGGTGTTCACACCCTGCGCGCCACCGAGAACTTCCCCATCACCGGGACGCCGATCTCCGCCTACCCGCACCTGATCGACGCCCTGGCCGCCGTCAAGGAGGCCGCTGCTCTCGCCAACGAGGAGCTCGGGCTGCTGGAGGCGAAGAAGGCCGCCGCCATCGTCACCGCCTGCCGGGAGATCCGGTCCGGCAAGCTGCACGACCAGTTCGTCGTGGACGTCATCCAGGGCGGTGCCGGCACGTCGACCAACATGAACGCCAACGAGGTGGTGGCCAACCGGGCGTTGGAGCTGCTGGGGTTCGAGAAGGGGCAGTACCAGCACCTGCACCCCAACGAGGACGTCAACCTCGGCCAGTCGACCAACGACGTCTACCCGACCGCCGTCAAGATCGCGACGGTGTTCGCGGTGCGCGGGCTGCTCAAGGCGATGGCTGTCCTTCAGGACGCGTTCGCCCGTAAGGCCGTCGAGTTCCGCGACGTGCTCAAGATGGGCCGCACGCAGTTGCAGGACGCGGTGCCGATGACGCTCGGGCAGGAGTTCTCCGCCTATGCCGTCATGATCGACGAGGACCGGTCCCGTCTCGCCGAGGCGGTCGAGTTGATCCACGAGATCAACCTGGGCGCGACGGCCATCGGTACGGGGCTGAACGCCCCCGCCGGGTATGCCGAGTCGGCCCGCCGTCACCTCGCCGAGATCACCGGGCTCCAGCTGGTCACGGCCGCCAACCTGGTCGAGGCGACCCAGGACTGCGGTGCGTTCGTCCAGATGTCCGGCGTGCTCAAGCGCATCGCCGTCAAGCTCAGCAAGAGCTGCAACGACCTGCGGCTGCTGTCCTCGGGGCCGCGCGCGGGCCTCGGCGAGATCAACCTGCCTCCGGTGCAGGCCGGTTCGTCGATCATGCCCGGCAAGGTGAACCCGGTGATCCCGGAGGTCGTCAACCAGGTCGCCTTCGAGGTGATCGGCAACGACGTCGCCATCACCATGGCCGCCGAGGCCGGACAGCTTCAGCTCAACGCGTTCGAGCCGATCATCCTGCACTCCCTGTCGGAGTCGATCACCCACCTGCGGGCCGCCTGCCTGACGCTCGCCGAGCGCTGCGTGGACGGCATCACCGCCAACACCGAGGCGCTGCGCCGGACCGTGGAGAACTCCATCGGCCTGGTCACCGCCCTGAACCCGCACATCGGCTACACGGCGGCCACCGACATCGCCAAGGAGGCCCTCGTCACCGGCCGCGGCGTCGCCGAACTCGTCCTGGAGAAGGGCCTGTTGCCCGCCGAGACCCTCGCCGGCCTGCTGCGCCCGGAGATCCTCGCGGGCAGCGGCCAGGCGCCGGCCTGAACCGGCCCTGATCCGCTGAAGCGCACCGGGACCGGCAGGGAGGCACAATGGTGATCATGGCAGCGTCGACGTCGTCACTGACCTTCCAGCCGATCCTGGAGCGCATCGCGGAGGAGATCGAGCGGACCCCCGGCCGCGGCCGGCCCGCCGACTACATCCCGGCGCTCGCGGCCCGCGACCCGCGCAGCTTCGGCATGGCCGTCGCGGAACTCGACGGCACGGTGTACGGGGTGGGGGACTGGCGCGAGCCGTTCTCCACGCAGTCCATCACCAAGGTCTTCACCCTCGCGCTGGACCTGGCCCGCGAGGGCGACGAACTCTGGGAGTACGTGGGCCGCGAGCCCTCCGGCAACGCCTTCAACTCCCTGATCCAGCTGGAGTACGAGAACGGCATCCCACGCAACCCGTTCATCAACGCCGGTGCCCTCGTCGTCACCGACCGACTCCAGACCCGTACCGGAGACGCGGCGGGCGAACTCCTGGCGTTCCTGCGTGCCGAGAGCGGCAACGCCACCCTGGACTTCGACAAGGACGTCGCTGCCTCCGAGTCCATGCACGGGGACCGCAACGCCGCGCTCGGCCACTTCATGGCGTCGTACGGCAACATCGACAACCCCGTGCCGGTCCTGCTCGACCAGTACTTCCGCCAGTGCTCCGTCACGGCGTCCTGCGCCGACCTCGCCCTGGCCACCACCTTCCTGGCCCGCCACGGCGTCCGCGCCGACGGCACCCGCCTGCTCACCCTCAGCCAGGCCAAACAGGTCAACGCGGTCATGCTGACCTGCGGAACGTACGACGCGGCGGGCGAATTCGCGTATCGGGTGGGCCTTCCGGGGAAGAGCGGCGTGGGTGGCGGCATCATCGCGGTGGTGCCGGGCCGGTGCACGTTGTGCGTGTGGAGCCCCGGCCTGGATGAGCGAGGCAACTCGGTCGCAGGAGTGGCGGCCCTGGACAGATTCACGACACTGACGGGCCTCTCGGTGTTCTGACGGAACCACTCAATGTCCGGCAGACGCCTAGCAGCCTGCAACCTCTTCGCACCGGATCACCGTCCGGCCACACTCCGGCTGCCCTCCGGAGGGACCGGCGTCAACTCGAAGCCACCCGGCGTTGACACCCTGACCGAGTGTTGGCCATGGCTTTCCCCATCGATCTCCGCCGCTGCCAGATCCTCGGTCTGGCCGGCACCGCCTTCCTCGCCCTGGGCGGTGAGTCGGCCGGTGCGCTGCCGGTCCGGGAAATCCTGGCCCCGAGCTCGGCGCACGCGGCGCTGGGCCTGGTCGGCGTGTACTTCGGCGTCGTCCTGCTGATAGCGGCGTGGCTGATGCTCGGGCGCCTCGTGCGCAGCGCCGATCCGCCGACGCCACGCGCCCTGCTGCTGGTGCTGGCGGTGTGGGCCACCCCGCTGCTGATCGCACCGCCGCTGTTCAGCCGGGACGTGTACAGCTACCTTGCCCAAGGGGCCATGGTCGACGCGCACATCGACGTGTACTCGTACGGCCCCTCCCACCTCGGCGGCCCGCTCGCGGACGAGGTCGCCCCGCTGTGGCGGCACACGGGAGCCCCGTACGGCCCGGTGTTCCTCGGCGTCGCCTCCGCCCTGTCCGCCGTGACCCGCGGTGAGCTCCCCGCCGGGCTCCTCGGCATGCGCCTGATAGCCCTCCTGGGAGTGGCGCTGATGGCGGCCGCGCTGCCGCGCCTGGCCCGGCACAGCGGAGCCGACCCGTCCGCCGCGCTGTGGCTGGGAGCCCTCAACCCGCTGGTGCTGCTGCACCTGGTGGCGGGCGCCCACAACGACGCCATCATGCTCGGCCTGCTCGGTGCCGGCCTGGTCGCCGCGCTCGGCCGGTGGCCGGTCCTGGGCGCCGTACTCGTCACGCTCGCCGCCCTCGTCAAGGCGCCCGCGGCGCTGGGCCTCGCCGCGGTCGTACTTCTCCAGATGCGGGCCGGGCACCACCCGGTGAAGGCCGTGCTCACCACGGCGGCCGCGTCCGCTGCCACCACCGTCGCCGCGACAGCTTTGGCGGGCACGGGCTACGGCTGGATAGGCGCCCTGGACACCCCGGTCTCCTCGCAGAACTGGGCGCTCACCAGCCTGCTCGGCCGTGCCACCGCCTCCATGCTGGAGCAGGCCGGCAGTGATCTGGCGCCGCTGGCCGTGCCGGTGTGGCACACCTTCGGCCTGGTCCTCACCGGGGTTCTCGTGCTCCTCATATGGTGGCGCTGGCGACCGCGCCCCGTGTACGCGCTCGGTCTGAGCCTGGCGGCCGTGGCCGCCTTCGGACCGGCGATCCGCCCCTGGTACGCCCTGTGGGGCCTGTTCCTCATCGCCGCCGCCGCGCCCAGCACCCCGGTACGGCACCGGGTGGCGGCCCTGACGGGAGTGCTCGCGCTCGCCGTCCTGCCCAGCGGCGGCGCCGCTGACGTCGGCCAGCTGGTGCTGGCGGTCTCCGGTGGCGTGCTCGCCGTCGTCGTTCTGTGGCAGGCGCATCTCGCTGCGCAGGCCCCGGCTCTGGAGCGCACCGCATGAGACTTCCGCGTACCGACCGCGGCCGGCTCGTGCTGGTCCTCGTGCTCGCCGCCGCCGTGACCGTCTTCACCGCCACCGTGCCGCTGCTGCGCGACTGGTTCGACCTGCGCGTCTACTACGGCACCGTCGACAGCTGGATCCACCACGGCGGCCGTCTCTACGACTACCGGGTGCCCGGCACGACGTACGGCTTCACCTACCCGCCGTTCGCCGCCGTCGTCATGCTGCCCATGGCGCTGGTCGGTCTGCACGTCGCGATCGCGGTGGCGCTGCTGCTCAACCTGGCGGCGCTGGCCTTCTCGCTGCGGGTGCTGGCAGGACGGTCCTGGCGGCGCTACGGCTGGTACGGCTGTGCCCTCGTCGCCTGCGGGCTGGCCCTGTTCGAACCGCTGAGGGACACCTTCAGCTTCGGCCAGGTGAACATCCTGCTGCTGGCCCTGGTCCTCCTCGACTGCCGGCTGCTCGCGACGGGCCGGGAGCGCTGGGCGGGCGTGGGCATCGGGCTCGCGGCCGCGATCAAGCTGACGCCGGCCGCGTTCATCGGCCTGCTGCTGGTGGCCCGGCGCTGGCGAGCCGCGGCGGTTGCCACGGCCGTCGCCGCGGCGGCCACCGCGCTGGCGGCCTGGGTGGCCCCCGACGCCTCCCGCTTCTACTGGACGCACGCGATGTGGGACACCACCCGGGTGGGCCGTCTCGACTACGTCTCCAACCAGTCGCTGCAGGGCATCCTGGCCCGGCTGGACGTGTCGGGCCGCGAGGTCTGGGCGGTCGTGGTGCTGGTGGTCCTGGGCGTCTGGGCGGCGCGCACCCGCCGCGCGGTCGTGGCGGGGAACTGGACGGCGGCGTTCGCCCTGACCGGGCTGACCGCCTGTCTGGTCAGCCCGATCACCTGGGTCCACCATCTGGTGTGGCTGCTGCCGTCCTTCGCCGTCCTCGTCCGCGCCGGGCACCTGCGGATCGCGGGCGCCCTGTACGCCGTGCTGTGCACCAGCGTGGTGTGGCTGTGGTTCGACGACGCGTCCGGCGTCGACGGCTTCCTCGGCAGCAACACCTACGCCTGGATCACGCTCGGCCTGCTGCTGTGGCTGCCCGTCGGTCAACTCGGCGTCGACCGCTCGACCCTGCCCCGGGTCACCAGCGACACGGCACCGGCGCCCACCCCTGCCGCGCCCGCGATCGCGAAGGCCTCGGCCCAGCCCGGCTCGCCCTCCGGCTGCACCGCGGCGACCACGGGCACCGTCGCGGGCCCCGGCCTCGGCTTGACCCGCAACCCGTCCAGCGAGCCCACCGGTTCGACCCGTCCCGCCGCTCCGAACCCCCAGTCGAGCAGTTCGCCGGCCTCCTCGTAGACGGCGAACCCGCCCGCCCGGGGATTCATCACGGTGACGACGAGGGTGCGCTCGCCCCGGCGGGCGGCGGCGATGAGTGTGTTGCCCGCACGGCTGGTGTAGCCGTTCTTGATGCCGATCAGGCCCGGATAGCGGTCCACGCCGTTCGCGCCGGTCAGCAGCCGATTGGTGTTCTGGATCCCGTACGACCAGCCGCCCCGGCCGGGGAACCGCGCCTGTGCGGTGCTGCAGTACCGCGCGAACTCGGCGTTGCGCAGCCCCGCCCGGCCGAACACGGCCAGGTCGTACGCCGAGGACACCTGGCCGGGGGTGTCGTAGCCGTCCGGCGACACCACGTGCGTGTCGAGGGCGCCCAGGGAGCGCGCCTTGGCCTGCATGTGCTGTGCCGTGTAGCGCCAGCCGCCGTTGAGCGAGGCCAGCACCCGCACGGCGTCGTTGCCGGAGCTGAGGAACACGCCGCGCCACAGATCGGCGACCTGGTACGTACGTCCCTCGGCGACCCCGACGAGACTGCTGCCGGGCCCGATCCCGGCGAGCTCCTCCTCGCGCACCGTGTGCCGGATGCCGCCGGGCAGGGTCGGCAGCACGGTGAGGGCGAACAGTGACTTGAGCGTGCTGGCGGGCGGCAGCTTCCGGTGTGCGGCGTACGCGGCGAGCACCTCGCCGGTGTCGGCGTCGGCCACCAGCCACGACAGCGCGGAGACACTCGGAACTCGGGGTGCCCCGTCATACGGCCGCACCTGTGTGCCGGACCGGTACAGCAGGGTGGGAGGCGGCGTAGCCGCCTGGTGCCGGCCGGGAGTGTCGGGGTCGCGTGCGGGGCGGGCGACGGCGGTGGCGGGCGCGAGCGCCAGCAGGCCGGTCGCGCACAGCGCGCAGGCGGACACCAGGGCCCGGGAAGTAAATCCGATCTTCATACCGTCAACGTAGGAACGGACGCGCCGTACATCGCGCTGCCCGGGCCGGTCGGGGCGCGTCGGCACCCGGACGGGCGATGCCGGCGCGGATCTGTCATTCGCCGGGAAGCGTCGGCTGGATCCGCCGGAGGAACGTGGCGTTGTCGGGCGTCTCGCGCATGCGCTCCAGGAGGGTTTCCAGATGGGACTGGCCGTCCCGGGTCTGCAGGGCCCGGCGCAGTCCGCGCACGGCGGTCAACTCGGCCGGGGGGAGGAGCAGTTCCTCGCGGCGAGTGCCGGAGGGGTTGATGTCGACGGCGGGGAAGACCCGGCGGGAGGCGAGGTCCCGGCTCAGGCGCAGCTCCATGTTGCCGGTGCTCTTGAGCTCCTCGAAGTAGAAGTCGTCGGCCCGGGAGCCGGTCTCCACGAGGGCCGTGGCGAGGATGGTGAGCGAACCGCCCTCCTCGGCCAGGCGCGCGGCGCCGAAGAACCGCTTCGGCCCCTGCAGCGCGGCCGCGTCGACGCCGCCGCTCAGGGTGCGGCCACCGGACCCGGCCGCGTTGTTGTGCGCCCGGCACAGCCGGGTCAGGGAGTCGAGGAGGATGACGACGTCCTCGCCCGCCTCGACGAGCCGCTTGGCGCGTTCGATGACGAGCTCGGCCAGCGCGATGTGCTGCTTGGGCGCCCGGTCGAAGGTCGAGGCGTACACCTCACCCCGCACCGAGCGCCGCATGTCGGTGACCTCCTCGGGGCGTTCGTCGAGGAGCACCACCATCAGCCGGCACTCCGGGTGGTTGCCCGCGACGGCGGCGGCGATCTGCTGGAGCAGCACGGTCTTGCCGGTCTTGGGCGGGGCGACGATCAGGCCTCGCTGGCCCTTGCCGACAGGGGAGATCAGGTCGTGGACACGCCCGGCCAGGCCGGACGCCGGGTGTTCGAGGCGGATCCGCTCACGCGGGTGAAGCGGCGTCAGGTCGCCGAAGCTGCGGCGGTTCTTGGCGGGGGTGCGGCCGTTGACGTGGGCGACTTCGGTGAGGGAGCGCCGGTCGCCGCGTACGCCGTCCACGAGGTCGCCCTTGCGCAGGCCGTGGCGGCGGATGAGCGCGGGGGAGACCTGAACGTCGGAGGGCGAGGGCAACAGGTTCTCGGCGCGCAGGTACCCCTTGCCGCTCGCGTCGATGTCGAGGACACCGGTGACGGCCGGGGCCTGCTGCTGGACTGGGGGGTGTTCGAGTGTGGTGGTCATGGTGGTCGGTCCTTTCACGGACGGAAGGCATGGGACATGCGGAGGAAGGGGTGTGCCGCGGACATCGGGAAGGCGGTCAGAGCGCCTTCGGGCGGCGGGAAACAACACCTCGGACACGGCGGAACCGCTGGTCACGAGATGGTGATGAGAAGCCGGTACGCCTACCGGCGAACTGAGAGAGAACTGGCACCGGCGCCACAACCGGGCGTACACAGGTGCTGTCGCGACGGTAGCACGAAGGCTCAGCGCGTGGCGAGCATTCCGTAGAGCAACGGGATGCGGGGCTCGGGAAGACGCCACCAGCCGGAGGGTGTGCGCTCCATCTGCGGCCAGCGCTGCCAGGGCAGCTCGTCGCTCTCACGCAGCCGCCGGACGGTCAGTCCTGCTCGGCTCAACGCGTCTACGACCTCTCCTATTCCGTGCATCCACTCGTAACTGTCCGTGGCGCCCTCGACGGCAGGCCCGTCGGTGTAGGTGCG is a window from the Streptomyces sp. NBC_00299 genome containing:
- a CDS encoding glutaminase, whose translation is MVIMAASTSSLTFQPILERIAEEIERTPGRGRPADYIPALAARDPRSFGMAVAELDGTVYGVGDWREPFSTQSITKVFTLALDLAREGDELWEYVGREPSGNAFNSLIQLEYENGIPRNPFINAGALVVTDRLQTRTGDAAGELLAFLRAESGNATLDFDKDVAASESMHGDRNAALGHFMASYGNIDNPVPVLLDQYFRQCSVTASCADLALATTFLARHGVRADGTRLLTLSQAKQVNAVMLTCGTYDAAGEFAYRVGLPGKSGVGGGIIAVVPGRCTLCVWSPGLDERGNSVAGVAALDRFTTLTGLSVF
- the rho gene encoding transcription termination factor Rho is translated as MTTTLEHPPVQQQAPAVTGVLDIDASGKGYLRAENLLPSPSDVQVSPALIRRHGLRKGDLVDGVRGDRRSLTEVAHVNGRTPAKNRRSFGDLTPLHPRERIRLEHPASGLAGRVHDLISPVGKGQRGLIVAPPKTGKTVLLQQIAAAVAGNHPECRLMVVLLDERPEEVTDMRRSVRGEVYASTFDRAPKQHIALAELVIERAKRLVEAGEDVVILLDSLTRLCRAHNNAAGSGGRTLSGGVDAAALQGPKRFFGAARLAEEGGSLTILATALVETGSRADDFYFEELKSTGNMELRLSRDLASRRVFPAVDINPSGTRREELLLPPAELTAVRGLRRALQTRDGQSHLETLLERMRETPDNATFLRRIQPTLPGE
- a CDS encoding FadR/GntR family transcriptional regulator codes for the protein MEAVLAHLRSAIERGEYAIGDKLPSEAELCRTLEVSRPVLREALRALQTMGLTVSKTGKGTFVVASAVEDPTFGDYAASDLLEVRRHVEIPVAGYAALRRTPENLDHLAHLLDRMERETDTTAWVAMDTLFHLAVAEAAQNPVFRRVIEEIRDALARQSAFLNELGGRREQSNREHRAIVEALIDGSELDATDAMAHHLDRVETTLTDIVRPARTDSTTEGGPEA
- a CDS encoding glycosyltransferase 87 family protein translates to MRLPRTDRGRLVLVLVLAAAVTVFTATVPLLRDWFDLRVYYGTVDSWIHHGGRLYDYRVPGTTYGFTYPPFAAVVMLPMALVGLHVAIAVALLLNLAALAFSLRVLAGRSWRRYGWYGCALVACGLALFEPLRDTFSFGQVNILLLALVLLDCRLLATGRERWAGVGIGLAAAIKLTPAAFIGLLLVARRWRAAAVATAVAAAATALAAWVAPDASRFYWTHAMWDTTRVGRLDYVSNQSLQGILARLDVSGREVWAVVVLVVLGVWAARTRRAVVAGNWTAAFALTGLTACLVSPITWVHHLVWLLPSFAVLVRAGHLRIAGALYAVLCTSVVWLWFDDASGVDGFLGSNTYAWITLGLLLWLPVGQLGVDRSTLPRVTSDTAPAPTPAAPAIAKASAQPGSPSGCTAATTGTVAGPGLGLTRNPSSEPTGSTRPAAPNPQSSSSPASS
- a CDS encoding amino acid permease yields the protein MSEQSLHEGVQKRSIHVDAGDAGYSKSLKSRHVNMIAIGGAIGTGLFLGAGGRLADAGPSLFIAYAVCGVFAFLVVRALGELVLYRPSSGAFVSYAREFMGEKGAYTAGWMYFLNWATTGIADITAVATYTHYWGMFSDIPQWVIALIALAVVLTVNLISVKIFGELEFWFAIIKVGALVVFMCIGIFLLVTQQPVDGHTPGPSLITDNGGLFPNGLLPMLLIVQGVVFAYASVELVGVAAGETENPEKIMPKAINSIMWRVGLFYVGSVLLLSMLLPWSSYKAGESPFVTVLSNIGIPAAGGVMNLVVMTAAMSSLNSGLYSTGRILRSMAMSGSAPKFTSVMSRSQVPYGGILLTSGICVLGVGLNFVVPADAFEIVLNFAAIGILATWGMIMICHLLFWQKTQKGELDRPGYRLPGSPWTELVTLVFLASVLVLMYADGGAGRTTVLCLPLIVGALVAGWYAIRGRVARTATRTDA
- the aspA gene encoding aspartate ammonia-lyase is translated as MTTATRVEHDLLGDRDIPADAYWGVHTLRATENFPITGTPISAYPHLIDALAAVKEAAALANEELGLLEAKKAAAIVTACREIRSGKLHDQFVVDVIQGGAGTSTNMNANEVVANRALELLGFEKGQYQHLHPNEDVNLGQSTNDVYPTAVKIATVFAVRGLLKAMAVLQDAFARKAVEFRDVLKMGRTQLQDAVPMTLGQEFSAYAVMIDEDRSRLAEAVELIHEINLGATAIGTGLNAPAGYAESARRHLAEITGLQLVTAANLVEATQDCGAFVQMSGVLKRIAVKLSKSCNDLRLLSSGPRAGLGEINLPPVQAGSSIMPGKVNPVIPEVVNQVAFEVIGNDVAITMAAEAGQLQLNAFEPIILHSLSESITHLRAACLTLAERCVDGITANTEALRRTVENSIGLVTALNPHIGYTAATDIAKEALVTGRGVAELVLEKGLLPAETLAGLLRPEILAGSGQAPA
- a CDS encoding asparaginase: MYSSSMADAPLVREPLHAPVAHLIRGGMIEGTHYGSVVVLGADGKVDFQLGDIEAAFYPRSALKPVQAVAMARAGLPLDGELLSLTAASHSGEERHLAGTRRILELAALTEDHLRNVPDMPFDPVVRDAWVREGRLPSRLAQNCSGKHAAMLYTCALNGWSLDDYLDPGHPLQQAIAEIVEDLTGQRIARVTVDGCGAPLFSVSLHGLARAAARITTAAPGTPEARVADAMREHAEMASGSGRDVAALMRAVPGLLAKDGFEGVQVAALPDGRAVAVKIADGANRARVPVAAAALAWAGIDPEVLAEFQGAALLGGGQAVGCVRPVRSLEPVAVSACA
- the mptB gene encoding polyprenol phosphomannose-dependent alpha 1,6 mannosyltransferase MptB codes for the protein MAFPIDLRRCQILGLAGTAFLALGGESAGALPVREILAPSSAHAALGLVGVYFGVVLLIAAWLMLGRLVRSADPPTPRALLLVLAVWATPLLIAPPLFSRDVYSYLAQGAMVDAHIDVYSYGPSHLGGPLADEVAPLWRHTGAPYGPVFLGVASALSAVTRGELPAGLLGMRLIALLGVALMAAALPRLARHSGADPSAALWLGALNPLVLLHLVAGAHNDAIMLGLLGAGLVAALGRWPVLGAVLVTLAALVKAPAALGLAAVVLLQMRAGHHPVKAVLTTAAASAATTVAATALAGTGYGWIGALDTPVSSQNWALTSLLGRATASMLEQAGSDLAPLAVPVWHTFGLVLTGVLVLLIWWRWRPRPVYALGLSLAAVAAFGPAIRPWYALWGLFLIAAAAPSTPVRHRVAALTGVLALAVLPSGGAADVGQLVLAVSGGVLAVVVLWQAHLAAQAPALERTA